Genomic segment of Kibdelosporangium phytohabitans:
ACGCGTGGTACCGCCTTGACGGTGACCGCGTGCTGCCCCTCAACCAACCGGCGGCGTCTTCGGTTGGCAAGGACGGCACGACTGTCGCGAAGTACCAGGAGTTGGTGCACGGCCGTTACGCCGACAAGCTCCCTGGTTCGGACTACCAGCGTCAGCACAAGCTCGGCGGTTACAGCAGCGGTCCCACCACGACGACGCCGGACGACGGCGGGGCGGTTTCGCCGCTGCTGATCGTCCTCGTCGGCGCCGGGATCGCCGGCCTGGGCGCTGTCGCCCTGGTCGCCCGCCGCCGTCGGGCGTAACCGGGGAAACCTCGCCGGGTCCCCGACGCCTCCGGGGACCCGGCTGCTCCTTGTGCGGCATGATGATCGCGTGTCTGGCGATTCGTTGAAGGTCTATCCGGGTTCGTGGGCGATGACGGTGGTGTGCGGTGCTTCCGGCACCGGCAGGACCAGATTCGCGTACGCCCTCGCCGCGCAGTACAACGGGCACGTCGTCGACACCAGCGACGTACTGGCGGCGGTACGGGCGATGACCGGCCCTGGGCGGATACCCGAGCTGTCCTACCAGGACGCCGAGGACTGGCGGGACCTCGTCGAAGCCGAAGGCCCAGGGCCGCGCCAGAAGCAACCACTGCGGGGCACAGCCGAGGAGCTGGCGGCGGCGCGGCTGCGAGCTGCCGACGTCCTGACTCCGGCCGTGAGAGCTGTCATGGCTGAACAGCCCCGCCTGCACCTGGACGGGTTGTACGAATACCCGCACACGGTCGTCACCGGCCGCCACGCCCTGCCCACGCTTGCCTGGGACTTCGCCGTGATCCTCACCGAAACGCGGGAACAGATCCACGCGAACCTCGCGAGCCGCTACTCCCACGACAGCTCCCTCGACGTGCGCGTGGAGGCGTCCACGCGGGTGCAGGACGAGCTCCTGCGCAGAGGACGTGACCACGGCAAAACCCAGTGCCACGTCGTTTGCGTCGCCGCGCGACCGTGGGACGACGCCGTCGGCCGCGCCCGCCGGGAGATGACCGACCGGTGGGACTCCAGCAACGCGCTGGGCTAGGGCACACCTCCACCTGGATCTCCATCTCTGCGTCGATGCGACTCCACCCGAGGCGTCCCTAGCGTCTTCGGCATGAGGATGCCGATTTCGCGCACATGCCCGTTCACCGTCCCGCCGGAGTACGCGCGGTTGCGCGGCGAGGACCCGGTGACGCGGGTGAGTTTGCCGAGCGGGGACGAGGCCTGGCTGGTCAGCCGGTATCAGGACGTGCGCACCGTGCTGTCCGATCCGAGGTTCAGCATCGACGCCACCCGGCCGGGCTATCCGCGGATGCGCGCGGGCGCCGAGCCGCCACCGCGACGGCGACCGTTCCTGGACACCGATCCGCCCGAGCACGTGACGTACCGGCGGATGCTCAACGGTGAGTTCACCGTGCGCCGGATCGCCGCGCTGCGGCCGGAGATCTCGCAGGTGGTCGACGACCTGCTGGACGCCATGGTGGCCGGTGGTTCATCGGCCGATCTGGTTGCGGCGTTCGCGCTTCCGTTGCCGTCACTGGTGATCTGCCGGATGCTCGGCGTCCCGTACGCGGATCACGAGTTCTTCGAGTCACGTACCCGCACCGCGCTGGCCGGTGACGTCACCGCCGCGCAGTCGTCCGAGGCGATGGGGCAACTCTTCGAGTACCTGGAGAAGCTGTTCGCCCAACGGCAGGACCAGCAGACCGAGGACCTGATCGGCAAACTGGCCGACGGTCCCGTCGCCGCTGGCGCGCTGGATCGCCGAGGCGCGGTCGGCATGATCCTGCTGCTGCTGGTCGCCGGGCACGAGACCACCGCCAACATGATCTCCCTGGGAATGCTCACCTTGCTGCGTGAACCCCAGCTGTGCGACGAACTGCGACGGCAGCCGGAGCGGATGCCCGCGGTGGTCGACGAACTGCTCCGCTACCACTCGGTCGCGGACTCTGTGGCGGTCCGTGTCGCCGTGGCCGACGTCGAACTCGGCGGCCGGCTGATCAAGGCGGGGGAGGGCGTGGTCACGCTTGGTCTGTCGGCGAATCATGACGACGACGTCTTCGACCAGCCGCACCGGTTCGACCCGGGTCGCTCGACGCGGCATCATCTGGCGTTCGGATACGGGCCACACCAGTGCATCGGGCAGAACCTCGCTCGTGCCGAGCTGGAAATCGCCTACCACCGGCTGCTCACCCGGCTGCCGAACCTCCACGTGACGGCGCCCACGGACGAGTTGCCCTGCAAACACCAATCGCAGGTGTTCGGCGTGGAGAGGCTGCCGGTCCAATGGTGACGATGGCGCGGAAACGCTGGCTCGCCGGGCTTGTACTGGACGTCGGACTGTCACCGATCTGCTACTACGCCGCCCACCTGCTCGGCTACGACGACGTGGTCTGCCTGCTCGTCGGCACAGCGGCAGTGGCGCTGCGGGCCGCGTACTTGGCTGCGTACCGCCGCAGATTCGACGCGCTGCTCGGGTTTGTGCTGTTGATGAACGTCGTCAGCCTCGGGGCGTCGGCGTTGGTCGGCGATGCCCGGCTGATCCTGGCGCGTGACCCCATGACCACCGCGCTGATCGCGCTGGTGTTCCTGGCGAGCTGCCGAATGGATCGGCCCGCGATGTTCCACCTGGCCAAACGGATGCGGTCCACCGGCACCGCGGGCTGGGACGAGCGGATGACCGTGGAACCGGGTTTCCGGCGCCCGTTCGTGATCACCACCGCTGTCTGGGGCGTGGCCCTGATCGCTGAGTCCGCAGCACGCGGCCTGCTGATCTACCAGCTGCCGATCCACGTCATGGCCGGGCTCAGCCAGGTGATCGAGCTCGCTGTCATCGGCCCGCTGGTGGTGTGGACAGTGTGGTTCGGCCGGCGTACAACCGCCGACTGACGTCCGCGGCACGAGCATGGTGCCTGCCGGTGTGGACGGTCGTCGCCGTTTCGCCGATCCGGCTACGACGGCTGGTCGACTTTCGGCAGCGTCGTGGTGGGCCCGCTGGTCAGCAACCACCTCGTGACCGGCACTTCCACCAGCACCCGTGCACCGAACGGGTGGACCTCCGCCGCGGCGTCCCACCCGTCGTACTTGGCGGCTATCGCGGCCAGCACGTCCGTCCGCAACGGGCCGTGGTGGACGCGGGCCTGTCCTTCCGCGACAGCGGGTTCGTCCCCGTCTTCGAGGGCGAGACTGACCCGCGGGTCGTTGATGATGTTGCGCACCTTGACGTTGCGCACGCCGCTGCTGATCCAGAACGTCTCGCCGGTGTGGACGAACCACACCGGCGTGACGTGCGGCGAGCCGTCCGGCCGCAGCGTGCACAGCCAGACATTGCGTTCACCCCGAAGGCGGTCGGCCAGCGCGGGTTCGATGATCGTCCCCATGTCCCCAGCTTGCCCGTCGACACCGGCCGTGGCGAGCGGATTGCCCGCCACGGGGTGGTTTTTCACGGCGTGAGGGCGGTGATGATGGCCACCTCGGATTCGTCTTGCGGCAAGTACCGGACGGTGATCGGCGCACCCGGCTGCAGCTGGGGGATGGCACTGGCCGGGATGGCCTTGTGCTGGTTGAGGTCGAACATCGTGCCGTCGGCCCGCGTGATGCGCAGCTTGATCGAGACGACCGAGCGGCCGTGGCGGATCTCGCCGGTGGGTGCCAGGGCGAGCACGACGGCCCTGGCGTCGATGCCGTTCTCCGCGATGTGCAGCTGCTGCGGGGTGATGTGGCCCTTGGCCATCTGCACACGGTTGAGCGCGGCCTGCAGCTCGCCCTGCGTGGCGTCGATGGCCAGGGTGACCTGACCGTCGGGCAGGTAGC
This window contains:
- a CDS encoding TIGR03618 family F420-dependent PPOX class oxidoreductase, producing MKNHPVAGNPLATAGVDGQAGDMGTIIEPALADRLRGERNVWLCTLRPDGSPHVTPVWFVHTGETFWISSGVRNVKVRNIINDPRVSLALEDGDEPAVAEGQARVHHGPLRTDVLAAIAAKYDGWDAAAEVHPFGARVLVEVPVTRWLLTSGPTTTLPKVDQPS
- a CDS encoding VC0807 family protein; protein product: MARKRWLAGLVLDVGLSPICYYAAHLLGYDDVVCLLVGTAAVALRAAYLAAYRRRFDALLGFVLLMNVVSLGASALVGDARLILARDPMTTALIALVFLASCRMDRPAMFHLAKRMRSTGTAGWDERMTVEPGFRRPFVITTAVWGVALIAESAARGLLIYQLPIHVMAGLSQVIELAVIGPLVVWTVWFGRRTTAD
- a CDS encoding cytochrome P450 codes for the protein MRMPISRTCPFTVPPEYARLRGEDPVTRVSLPSGDEAWLVSRYQDVRTVLSDPRFSIDATRPGYPRMRAGAEPPPRRRPFLDTDPPEHVTYRRMLNGEFTVRRIAALRPEISQVVDDLLDAMVAGGSSADLVAAFALPLPSLVICRMLGVPYADHEFFESRTRTALAGDVTAAQSSEAMGQLFEYLEKLFAQRQDQQTEDLIGKLADGPVAAGALDRRGAVGMILLLLVAGHETTANMISLGMLTLLREPQLCDELRRQPERMPAVVDELLRYHSVADSVAVRVAVADVELGGRLIKAGEGVVTLGLSANHDDDVFDQPHRFDPGRSTRHHLAFGYGPHQCIGQNLARAELEIAYHRLLTRLPNLHVTAPTDELPCKHQSQVFGVERLPVQW